In Acinetobacter pittii, one genomic interval encodes:
- the cusR gene encoding response regulator transcription factor produces the protein MGNHFILMVEDHFELAATVCEFLEVHGYVIDHARNLDAARTFLKSQHYHLLLLDINLPDGSGYDLCNWLRTEQGVDIPVLMLTARDTLDDKLKGFTAGTDDYLVKPFDFNELVMRIRALIKRAAGEVTHHKIQIHDLILDSATQTVVRAGNNIELPPIQFKLLKILMRQSPKVVTKQELMMELWGDEEPESDALRSHIYNLRKMVDKPFDPKLLHTVAGVGLKIALDSSAT, from the coding sequence ATGGGTAATCACTTTATCCTCATGGTTGAGGACCATTTTGAACTCGCAGCAACGGTCTGCGAATTTCTTGAAGTGCATGGTTATGTCATCGATCATGCGCGTAATTTAGATGCTGCACGGACTTTTCTTAAATCTCAGCATTATCACCTTTTACTGCTCGACATAAATCTGCCCGATGGCTCTGGTTATGACCTATGTAACTGGCTACGCACCGAACAAGGTGTTGATATTCCAGTTCTTATGCTGACAGCAAGAGATACCTTAGATGACAAACTTAAAGGCTTTACTGCTGGCACAGATGATTATTTGGTAAAACCTTTTGATTTTAACGAACTAGTGATGCGGATTCGTGCATTAATCAAAAGAGCAGCTGGTGAAGTTACTCATCATAAAATTCAGATTCACGACTTAATTCTTGATAGTGCAACTCAAACCGTGGTTCGTGCCGGAAATAATATTGAGTTACCCCCCATTCAATTTAAATTATTAAAAATTTTGATGCGCCAGTCTCCAAAAGTGGTGACCAAACAAGAACTGATGATGGAACTATGGGGCGATGAAGAACCCGAAAGTGATGCGTTACGCAGTCATATCTATAATTTGAGAAAAATGGTTGATAAACCTTTTGACCCTAAACTATTACACACAGTAGCAGGCGTCGGTTTAAAAATTGCTTTAGATAGTTCCGCAACTTAA
- a CDS encoding chalcone isomerase family protein, whose protein sequence is MGITVQKSRILIFLGILIVSQANAAELKKCSSVPLMVTSKKVGNVSYFAEDCLKNWQSQSIKMEFSYNRDIPEWAFKRAATHFLKKNVSGFDAKSPLNHINELYRPIKSGDLYSLYYQHENQKLELKLNQKLLGSLDNPNANQYFKIWFGSEPFNAKLKQQLLN, encoded by the coding sequence ATGGGTATTACCGTTCAAAAAAGTCGAATCTTGATATTTCTGGGAATCTTAATCGTATCTCAAGCAAATGCGGCTGAACTAAAAAAATGCAGTTCAGTACCTTTAATGGTGACGAGTAAAAAAGTAGGAAATGTCAGTTACTTTGCTGAAGATTGCTTAAAAAATTGGCAAAGCCAAAGTATCAAAATGGAGTTTAGCTATAACCGCGATATTCCCGAGTGGGCATTTAAACGCGCAGCAACCCACTTTTTGAAGAAAAATGTTAGCGGCTTTGATGCAAAATCTCCGCTTAATCATATTAATGAACTATATCGACCAATTAAGAGTGGAGATCTTTACAGTCTTTACTATCAACATGAAAATCAAAAACTAGAACTAAAATTAAACCAGAAGCTGCTCGGTTCTTTAGACAATCCAAATGCAAATCAATATTTTAAAATCTGGTTTGGTAGCGAACCGTTTAATGCTAAATTAAAACAACAATTATTAAATTAA
- a CDS encoding nuclear transport factor 2 family protein codes for MKIITTALGLITLAGLTACKSVPSYSGDYGKAEQKITGIELNDQQALDIGNRFVAAFNTLGTPSFVNNASHLYADQLYINDTLSQFSQKKDLIKHFEGMNARVSNVTVKLISATHHQDTAYIHWYMTYDFKMLGRSKTMASYGISQIKINEQQKIIFQQDYWDPANGLYRSLPIFGGVYKWVLPFKKVES; via the coding sequence ATGAAAATTATAACTACAGCCCTAGGGCTAATTACCTTGGCAGGTTTAACAGCGTGTAAAAGTGTGCCTAGCTACTCAGGTGATTACGGCAAAGCCGAACAAAAAATTACTGGAATAGAATTAAATGACCAACAAGCGCTAGATATTGGCAATCGTTTTGTTGCCGCATTTAATACGCTTGGCACCCCTTCTTTTGTGAATAACGCGAGTCATCTTTACGCTGATCAACTTTATATCAACGATACACTTTCGCAGTTCTCTCAGAAAAAAGATCTGATTAAGCATTTTGAAGGTATGAATGCCCGAGTGAGTAATGTCACTGTAAAACTCATTAGTGCAACTCATCACCAAGATACAGCCTACATTCATTGGTACATGACCTATGACTTTAAAATGTTAGGCCGCTCAAAAACCATGGCTTCTTATGGAATTAGTCAAATTAAGATTAATGAGCAACAAAAAATTATTTTCCAGCAAGATTATTGGGATCCGGCGAATGGCCTTTACCGTTCTTTACCAATATTTGGAGGAGTATATAAATGGGTATTACCGTTCAAAAAAGTCGAATCTTGA
- a CDS encoding GNAT family N-acetyltransferase, with amino-acid sequence MLETERLILQPFIEENLSIVIEFLRDKDFMAFSPYGALSTEVATSRFLEILEHYKNYNFGKMAIVSKQTHKIIGYCGFETCEVDGKTEAELGFRLIKSERNKGYIVEASLKLLEDMKNRNFKHVIAFSEKDNLPAHNLLNKLGFEKTNSSSYMNMDVIFFKKDL; translated from the coding sequence ATGTTAGAGACAGAACGTTTAATTCTACAACCATTTATTGAAGAAAATTTATCTATTGTGATCGAGTTTTTACGAGATAAAGATTTTATGGCTTTTTCACCTTATGGTGCCCTATCGACTGAAGTAGCAACTAGTCGATTTTTAGAAATTTTAGAACATTATAAAAATTATAATTTTGGCAAAATGGCTATCGTCTCAAAACAAACGCATAAAATTATTGGTTATTGTGGTTTTGAAACTTGTGAGGTTGATGGCAAGACAGAAGCTGAGCTAGGTTTTAGACTTATTAAAAGTGAACGAAATAAAGGCTATATTGTTGAAGCTTCACTTAAATTACTAGAAGACATGAAAAATCGAAACTTTAAGCATGTGATCGCTTTTTCAGAAAAAGATAATTTACCCGCCCACAACTTATTAAATAAACTTGGTTTTGAAAAAACAAACTCATCTAGTTACATGAATATGGATGTTATCTTTTTCAAAAAAGATCTGTAA